The sequence AACTTCATCACTCTCTTGTACGGGATGCTGATTGTTTGGCTGACCGACAGTGGCGCCTACCTGATTGGGCGCAAAATCGGGAAAAATAAGTTGGCACCAAAGATCAGCCCGAACAAGACCTGGGAAGGCTCGATCGGTGGGACCGTTTCTGCCAGCATCATCCTGGCGATCTATCTCTACTTCCTGCCAGTTGGTGGTGCTTGGCTGCCGATGGTCCTTTTGACGATTGTTCTGTCGATCATGGGTCAATTTGGTGACCTGATCGAATCGTCTTTGAAGCGTTTCTACGGGGTGAAGGATTCTGGAAAGATCTTGCCGGGTCACGGTGGAATCCTCGACCGGTTTGACAGCATGCTGATTGTAATGCCGATGTTGCACCTGCTCGGCATTATTTAGCGGCAACGTAAAGAAGTGATTTTGTGATAGTAACAATTATTACCTTTATCCTGGTCTTCGGGATCCTGGTCCTGGTGCACGAATACGGTCACTACTTTTTTGCCAAACGTGCCGGTATTCTAGTTCGGGAATTTTCCATCGGGATGGGGCCGAAGATCTGGTGGAGACGTAAAAATGGCACTACCTATACGGTCCGGATTCTGCCGATCGGGGGCTATGTCCGCCTGGCCGGGAATGACGATGAGGACCAAGATGAGCTGCGTCCCGGGACCCCGGTGACGATCCAGCTTAACGAGCAGAACCAGGTCGTCACGATCAACGCCAGCTCCAAGGGATCACTCTTTCAGGGAATTCCTTTGCAGCTGGTTGATTGCGACCTGACGGATGAACTGTGGATCAAGGGCTACGTCAACGGTGACGAGACCGAGCTAAAGAATTACCCCGTTAACCATGACGCGGTGATTATCGAACGCGACGGGACCCACGTGCAGATTGCGCCTAAGGACGTTCAATTCCGGTCGGCCAGTCTGCCTGCCCGGATGATGACCAACTTTGCCGGGCCGATGAACAATTTCATCCTTTCACTGGTTGTCTTCATCATCCTCGGCTTTACCCTGGGTGGGGTGCCAACCAACAGCAATAAGATTGGCCAGGTCAATTCCCATTCCGTGGCTTCCCGGGCCGGTTTAGTGGCTGGGGACCGCATTACCAAGGTGGGAACAACCAAGGTCAGCAACTGGAGCGAGTTGGCAACCAGCATTTCGAATAAGTCTGGCAAAACGGTGCAACTGACCTATGTTCGTGACCATCATCAGCACACGGTGAAGGTCAAACCCAAGGCGGTTCACCAGGGAAAGCAGGTCGTTGGTCAAATCGGAATCCTGGAAGAGGAAAACACCAGCGTCAAGGCCCGGCTAAGCTTTGGCTGGCAACGGTTCGTTCAGGCCGGCACCTTGATTTTTAGCGTGTTGGGGAGTATGTTTACACATGGCTTTAGCTTAAACGATCTCGGCGGTCCGGTGGCAATCTATGCCGGAACGTCCCAGGCAACGGCCCTCGGTTTTAATGGGGTTCTTAACTTCCTGGCGTTACTGTCGATTAACCTGGGAATTGTCAACTTGTTGCCAATCCCGGCCCTCGACGGTGGGAAGCTGTTATTAAATATTATCGAAGCGATCATTCGTCGGCCAATCCCCGAAAAGGCAGAGGGGATCGTGACGATGATCGGTTTCATGTTACTGATGCTATTGATGATTTTGGTGACCTGGAACGACATCCAGCGTTACTTTATTCGTTAAACGAGTTTGGAGGAATAGTTTTTTATGCGACAATCAAAGGTTTTGATTCCAACCAAGAAAGAGGCACCAAGCGATGCCGAAGCCTTGAGCCATCAGATGATGATTCGGGCCGGCTACATCTACCAGGTTTCCGCCGGGGTTTGGTCCTACCTGCCACTGGCTTACCGGGTGATTCGCAAGGTTGAAAACATCATTCGTGAGGAGATGGACCGGGCGGATGCCGTTGAGATGATGATGCCGGGTCTCTTGCCTGCCGACCTGTGGAAGGAATCAGGCCGTTACGAGACTTATGGTGACAACCTCTTCAAGCTAAAGGACCGGCGTGACCGGGACTTCATCCTGGGCCCAACCCACGAGGAAACCTTTACGGAAGTGATTCGTGACAGCATCAAGTCCTACAAGAAGCTGCCTCTGGTTGTTTACCAGCTGCAGGACAAGTTCCGGGACGAGGATCGGCCGCGTTACGGGATCCTGCGGGGCAAGGAATTTGAAATGCTGGATGCCTACTCCTTCTCCGCGGACCAAGCGGGACTGGATGAAGCTTACGACAAGCAGGCTCGGGCCTACCGGAACATCTTTGATCGGGTCGGCTTGAACTACAAGGTCATCCTGGCCGATTCCGGGACGATGGGGGGCAAGAACTCCCAAGAATTCTCCGCACCCGCAAAGGTCGGTGAGGACATCATTGCCTACACCGACGGGACTTACGCCGCCAACATCGAGAAGGCCACCAGCAAGTTTACCGGGGTTCAACAGACTGCTGAGCCGGCCGAACTGACCAAGAAAGCAACACCGGGCGCCCACTCCGTCGATGAGGCAGCCGAAAGTCTGGGCGTTCCTGCTGACCAGATCCTGAAGGCAATGTTCTTCATGGCTAAGATGAGCGAGGACGAGTACCAGCCGGTCATGGTTCTGATGCGGGGCAACGACGAGGTAAACGAGGCCAAGGTCAAGAATGCCCTGGACTGCGAAGACCTGACGCTTGCCGATGAAGAGGATGCCGTTAAGTACCTCGGCGCTCATCCGGGTTCCCTGGGTCCGGTTGGCGTTGGCGAAGACGTTAAGATCCTGGCCGACAACTACGTCAAGGTTCTGGTCAACATGGCCTGTGGTGCTAACGACGATGGCCACCACTACATCAACGCCAACATTGACCGCGACTTCCGGGTGGACCAATTCGGTGACTTCCGGAACGTCAAGGAGGGCGAAATTGCCCCTGACGGTCAGCCGCTGAAATTCACGCCGGGGATCGAAGTCGGTCACATCTTCAAGCTGGGAACCCACTATTCTGAAAAGCTCGGTGCCCAGGTGCTTGATAACAATGGTCGCCTGGTCGATGTAATCATGGGTTCATACGGAATCGGGGTTACCCGGCTGCTCTCCGCGGTTGCCGAACAAAATGCGGACGAAAACGGTCTGGTTTGGCCGGACAGCATTGCACCATTTGACGTTCACGTCATTCCGGTCAACGCGAAGAAGGATGACCAAATGGCCATGGCCGACGAGTTGGACAAACAGCTGACCGCTGCCGGCTACGAA comes from Limosilactobacillus sp. and encodes:
- a CDS encoding phosphatidate cytidylyltransferase, which codes for MRTRIITAVVALAIFIPLIVYGHWPLTIAAVALGIIAMSEILVMKKMFLISFEAIVSYLGVALLILPDSWLDFLPSVATRWFGFYVLVVLLLLHTVLRKQRFTFDDAGVLTLAMLYIGLGFHYFVAARAVNFITLLYGMLIVWLTDSGAYLIGRKIGKNKLAPKISPNKTWEGSIGGTVSASIILAIYLYFLPVGGAWLPMVLLTIVLSIMGQFGDLIESSLKRFYGVKDSGKILPGHGGILDRFDSMLIVMPMLHLLGII
- the rseP gene encoding RIP metalloprotease RseP, which translates into the protein MIVTIITFILVFGILVLVHEYGHYFFAKRAGILVREFSIGMGPKIWWRRKNGTTYTVRILPIGGYVRLAGNDDEDQDELRPGTPVTIQLNEQNQVVTINASSKGSLFQGIPLQLVDCDLTDELWIKGYVNGDETELKNYPVNHDAVIIERDGTHVQIAPKDVQFRSASLPARMMTNFAGPMNNFILSLVVFIILGFTLGGVPTNSNKIGQVNSHSVASRAGLVAGDRITKVGTTKVSNWSELATSISNKSGKTVQLTYVRDHHQHTVKVKPKAVHQGKQVVGQIGILEEENTSVKARLSFGWQRFVQAGTLIFSVLGSMFTHGFSLNDLGGPVAIYAGTSQATALGFNGVLNFLALLSINLGIVNLLPIPALDGGKLLLNIIEAIIRRPIPEKAEGIVTMIGFMLLMLLMILVTWNDIQRYFIR
- a CDS encoding proline--tRNA ligase; the protein is MRQSKVLIPTKKEAPSDAEALSHQMMIRAGYIYQVSAGVWSYLPLAYRVIRKVENIIREEMDRADAVEMMMPGLLPADLWKESGRYETYGDNLFKLKDRRDRDFILGPTHEETFTEVIRDSIKSYKKLPLVVYQLQDKFRDEDRPRYGILRGKEFEMLDAYSFSADQAGLDEAYDKQARAYRNIFDRVGLNYKVILADSGTMGGKNSQEFSAPAKVGEDIIAYTDGTYAANIEKATSKFTGVQQTAEPAELTKKATPGAHSVDEAAESLGVPADQILKAMFFMAKMSEDEYQPVMVLMRGNDEVNEAKVKNALDCEDLTLADEEDAVKYLGAHPGSLGPVGVGEDVKILADNYVKVLVNMACGANDDGHHYINANIDRDFRVDQFGDFRNVKEGEIAPDGQPLKFTPGIEVGHIFKLGTHYSEKLGAQVLDNNGRLVDVIMGSYGIGVTRLLSAVAEQNADENGLVWPDSIAPFDVHVIPVNAKKDDQMAMADELDKQLTAAGYEVLVDDRKERAGVKFADSDLIGLPIRITVGKKAADGIVEVKIRKTGETIEVKQEEVVNTVGILLKQLNGEAK